The window CGACGGCGAAGCCGAGGCCGGCCGAGTACGGGTCGTCCTGGGCGGTCATGTCCACGCCCCAGGCCCGGTAGCCCTTCTCCACCCGCATGCTGGTCAGCGCGCCGCGCCCGGCGGCGACCGCGCCGAGGGCCTGGCCCGCCGTCCACAGCGTGTCCCACAGCCGCAGCCCCAGCTCGGCGCTCGCGTACACCTCCCAGCCGAGCTCGCCGACGTAGGAGACGCGCAGCATGGTGACCGGCACCGCGTCCAGATGGGTGCGGCGGGCGGTGAAGTACCCGAACGCCTCGTGCGACAGGTCCAGCGTGGTCAGCGGCGCCAGCAGGTCCCGAGCGGCCGGCCCCCACACCCCGACGCAGCACGTGGCGCCGGTGATGTCGGCGATGTGCACGCCGGCCGGCGCGTGGGCGCGCAGCCACGCCAGGTCGAGGTGTCCGTTCACGCCGACCTGGAATTCGTGCTCGCCGAGCCGGGCCACGGTGACGTCGCTGCGCACCCCGCCGCCCTCGTCCAGCAACAGGGCGTAGGCCACCGCGCCGACCGGCCGGTCGACGTGGTTGGAGCACATCCGCTGCAGGAACGCGGCCGCGCCCGGTCCCGTGACCGCGAGCCGTTTCAGCGGGGTGAGGTCGAACAGCCCGGCCCGTTCCCGGGTGGCCATCGCCTCGGCGGCCACGATCGGCGACCAGTGCCGGGCCGCCCAGGCGTCCCGCGGCGGCAGGTCCGGCGTCGACAGACCGGCGTTCGCCTCGTACCACAGTGGCCGCTCCCAGCCGGCGCCCTCGGTGAAGCGCGCCCCGAGCGCCAGCTGCCGTGCGTAGAAGGGGCTCACCCGCAGCGGCCGCGGTTCGTGGACCGGGTCGAGCGGATGGACGATGTCGTACACCTCGACGAACGCGCGCCGCGCGCGGGCGTCGATGTAGGACGGCGCTCGCTGCGCCTCCTCGAAGCGCCGGGTGTCGCACTCGTGCAGGTCCACCGCGGGGCGCCCGTCGACCAGCCACTCGGCGACGGCGCGGGCGACGCCGGCGGAGTGGGTGACCCAGACGGCCTCGGCCAGCCACAGGCCCGGCCGGCCCTCGACGGGGCCGAGCAGGGGGAAGCCGTCGGGCGTGAACGAGAAGATGCCGTTGATGCCGTGCTCGACGTCGGGCAGGCCGGGCAGCACCGCGCGGGCGTCCGTGAGCGACGCGGCGAACTGGGCGACCTCGAACGGCGGCTCGACCGCGGTCGGCATCGGGTCGTGCGCGTACGAGCCGATGCCGAGGCGACCCGCGGTCTCGCGGAAGTACAGGTCCCGATCCTGATGCCGCAGGATGGGCAGGCCCGTCGGCAGGCCGTTCACCGCGCCGGTGACCGCGTACTGGTGGGCCAGGGGCAGCAGCGGAACCGGCGCCAGCCCCGGCCCCCAGTACCCGGCGCAGCAGACGACCAGGTCGGCCGGCACGTGCCGCTCACCCACCCGGACGCCGTCGTCCTCGATCGCGGTCACCTCCTGGTGGCCGTGGAAGACCGCGCCGCGGGCGATCGCAGCCCGTGCCTGTGCCCGCGCGGCGTCGACGGCGCGGGCCAGCCCGTCGGTCGGCACGTGCAGGCCGCCGAGCACCGCTGCGGGGTCCAGCAGCGGGAACCGGTCGTGGCACTCGGCGGGGGAGAGGACCCGCGCCCCGATGCCCCAGGCGAGGGCGAAGCCGTGCCGCCGGTGCAGCTCCGCCAGCCGCTCGGGCGTGGTCGCGACCTCGATGCTCCCGACCTGGTCGAAGCAGCCGAGAGCCAGGTACTTCTCGACGGTGTAGCGGGCGAAGCCGGCCATGGTCCTCGACGGGTTCACCTGGAACACGAGCCCTGGCGCGTGCGACGTCGAGCCACCGGTGCGAAACAGCGGGCCGCGGTCGAGCACCGTCACGTCCGTCCAGCCGCGGCCGGTCAGCTCGTCGGCGAGCGCGCACCCGACGATGCCAGCGCCGATGATCACGAGGCGTGGGCTCATACCGGATCCACCGAGTCGTCAGGTCGGCTGCGTCATCAGGTCGGCGCAGCGCTCGGCGACCAGCAGCACCGTGACCATGGGGTTCACCGAGGGCAGCGTCGGGAAGACGGACGCGTCGGCGATCCGCACGTTGGCCAGCCCGCGCAGCCGAAGCTTCGGGTCGACCACCGCGAGCGGGTCGTCGGGGGCGCCCATTCTGCAGGTGCCGGCCGGGTGGTAGACGGTGTGGTGGGCGGCGCGGCCGTATACCGACAGCTCCTCGTCGGTCGTCAGCGACGGGCCCGGCGCGATCTCGCGGGCGATCCAGTCCCGCAGCGGGGCCGCCGCCGCCACCTCGCGGGCGATGCGCAGGCCGTCGACGATGGTGCGTTCGTCGTGGCCCTCGGCGTCGGTGAAGTACCGGAAGTCGAGCAGTGGCTTGGTCTCGGGACTGTCGTCGGCCAGGGTGAGCCGCCCGCGGCTGCGGGGCCGGGGCACGTTCGGCGTCAGCCCGAAGCCATGGCCTGGTACCTCGTAGCCAAGCGGCTCGGTGTTGAACGTGAACGGCAGCTGGTAGATGTGGAACATCAGGTCGGGCCGGTCCTGCGCGGTGTCCCGGCGCACGAACAGCGCGGCGTCGGCGTCCATCGCGGACTCCGGTGGCAGCGGCCGGGTCGCCTCCCACATGATGATCGACTCGGGGTGGTCGAGCAGGTTCTCGCCGACGCCTGGCAGGTCGAGCCTCGTTCGCGTGCCCAGGTCCCGCGCCGGTCCGACGCCGGCGAGCAGCAGCAGCCGCGGCGTGTCGATCGCGCCGGCGCACAGCACGAACTGGTCACCGTGGATCTCGCCGCGGCTGGTGGCGATCGTGACCGCCCGGTCGCCGTCGATCCCGATGTCGTACGCCCAGGTATCCGTCAGCAGCGTGAGGTTCGGGTGGTCGAGGATCGGGTGGAGGTACGCCACCGAGGACGAGCTGCGCACCCCGGTCTCCGGGTGGTAGCCGACCGGCACGAACCCGGCGCCGTCGACGAACGGCTTGGCGTTGAAGTCCTCGACCACCGGCACGCCCAGCGCCTCCGCGCACGCCGCCACGAAGGCCTCCGTCAGCGCGTTGCGGTGCCGCGGCGCCACCGGCACGATGTTGGTCCGCAGCCGCTGGAAGAGCGGAACGAGCGAGTCGTACGTCCACCCGTCCGCCCCCGCGGCCACCCAGTCCGTGAAGTCGGCTGGCGGCGGGAGGAAGCTGATCATCGTGTTGTGTGACGAGCAACCGCCCAGCACCCGCGCCCGCGCGTGCCGGATGCGGCTGTTGCCCCGCGGCTGCGGCGTAATCGGGTAGTCGTAGTCCAGCTCGGACTCGAGCAGGTTGATCCAGTTGCGCAGCCGCAGCACGCGCTCGTCCCCGACGTCGCTCGGACCGCCCTCGATGAGGCAGACCGTCGCGCCTCGCTCCACCAGCCGGGCGGCCACCACGGCGCCGGCCGTCCCGCCGCCGACGATCACTACGTCGTACCCGCCGTACGCCTCCATCGGCAGCCCCGTCCGGTGCGCTGCTGTTGCGGATGGCACAACGTGGTGCCTCTGTCGCAACAGGATCAGGCCGGGTCGCGGGCCGGTCAATGGCTCGCGGCAGGCATTTACCGGCGCGAAACCTAGGCCAGATGCCCGACCGTCGCATCGATCTCGGCCGCGGCCCGCCGCACGGCCTCGGCTACGGCCGGGAAGCTCTCCCTGGGAAGGCGGTAGGTCGGCCCCGAGACGCTGACGGCCGCCCGGAGCTGGCCGCCCCACCCGCGAATCGGTGCGGCCACGGCATTCAGCCCGATCTCCAGCTCCTCGCAGGTGCTCGCCCAGCCGCGTTCCGCGACGTCGAGTACCTCGGCCCGGAGGCGGGCGGGGTCGGTGATCGTGTGGGGCGTGAACCGCTCCAACGGATCTCCCAGGATCTCGTCCTGTTCCGCCGCCGGCAGCGTGCTGAGCAGGATCTTGCCGCTGGATGTGGCATGCAGCGGCGTCAGCTGCCCCACCCAGTTGTGACTGGACACGGCCGCCCGTCCGCGCACCTGACTGATGTTGACGGCGAACCCGCGGTCGACGATCGCCACGTTGACGGTCTCGCCCAGCTTCTCGGCCAGCCGCTCGCAGACCTCGCGGCTCGCGCGCGCCAGGTCGAACTGCGCGGTGACGGCCCCGGCCAGCCGCGTGATGCCCAGCCCGAGCCGGTACTTGCCCCGCCCTCGCGGCTGGTCGACGAGTCCCCGCCGCTCCAGCGCCCCGACGAGCCGGAACGCGGTCGACTTGTGCACCCCGAGCTCGGCCGCGATCTCGGTGACGCCGGCCTCCCCGCTGCGCGCCAGGATCTCGAGCACGGTGACCGCCCGATCGACCGACTGCACCAGCGCCGTCTCGCTGTTGCTCATGGCGCAACTGTAGGGGTTGACGCGCTGGGCCAGGGCGAGATGTCCACCGGGCTCGCCCGTGAGCCCGCCGGTTCCGTCACCTATTTGGCAGTGTCGCCAGACGCATAGCGTGTTATCTTTTCACCTGTAAGGAAGTTCTTTCATGTGAAGGAGGGACATGACGGAGGCCCGGCCGACCGGCGACGAGCTGGTCGAGATGCTGGCGGCCCTGGCCAATCCGCTGCGGCTGCGCATCGTCGGCACGCTGGCCACCGGCCGTGACTACGTGAGCAACCTGGCTCGGGTGATCGGCGTGAGCAGGCCGCTCATGCACATGCACCTGCAGCGCCTGGAGGCCGCCGGCCTGATCGTCGGCAGCCTGGAGCTCTCCGAAGACGGAAAAGCCATGAAGTACTACGAGGTCACCGATTTCGACCTGCGCCTGACCGCGTCCGCGCTGGCCGCCGCGGCGAGCAGTCTCACGACCCATGACCCGGACAAGGGTCACGCATCCAAGGAGAGTTCCTGATGTACCTCGCCGATGACTTCAGCGCGGGTGAGGGGATTGCCGCCCTCGCCTTTTTTATCGCTATCGCGGCCGTGACCATCGCGGTCCTCTGGTTCACCTTCGACTACCGCAAGACGAAGCTCCGGACCGCGCAGACGGAGGACCTGAGGCAACTCGTCCAGCGGTTCGAGCAGCTCGCGGAGAACACGATGGACGCCCAGCAGCGGGTCGCCACCGACGTTGCCGAGCTGCGGACTCGTACGGCCTCCATCGAGAAGATCCTGAGTTCCGTCGGATGAGTATGGGCCTGGTCATCGGTCATGGACGCTCTGGCGGAGTCGGTCGGTCCGCGAGAGGCGCGCGTTGCTGGGCCGATGGCTCCGCTGGCCGCTCGTCGTAGCGCCAAACGGGGGCCGGCCCGTCCGCGCTGTCTGGCCCGGCCTCGCTCGGACCCGCCGTGGCGGCGCGCGACCGGATGTCCTCCAGGCTGACCTCCAGCACCTTCCACACGGCGGACAGGCTCCCGGCGAGGGGATCCCGGCCGTCGAGCAGCCGCTCGGCGGCCGGCTCGGCCTCACTGGTGGGAGCGGCCCCGGGGTCGGATGGGGCAGTGGTGGTGTCGTCCCCGGCCTCCGCTTCGGGGTTCGGTGAGGCGCGGTGGCCGCTCAGCGCGGCGAAGGCGAGTCGGGCCAGGCCGACCAGCCGCCGGTCGGTGGCCTCCACCACGACAGCCGAGTCGGTCAGGCGCAACGACATCCCGCGGCGCCCGGTGACCTCGGGCAGCTCGTCCGACGTGTCGGTCAGATCGACGCGCAGCAGGGCGTCGCGGGCGGCCGAGAGATCGAGGCCAAGGCTCGTCAGCGTCCTGGTCGCCGCGTTGTTGGGATCGCCGAGCAGGGCCAGCAACAGGTGGTGCGAGCCGACCGGGTCGTGTCCGGCGTAGCCGTTCGCGGCCGAGATGCCCGCGACGGCCGCCGCGGTGCGGCGCGGCTCGTCCTCCTCCGCGCCGAGGACACCGGTGTCGTCGTCGGCCAGCGAGACTCGCCGCCGCGAGCCGGTCAGCGGGGGAAGGCCGGCCGTGCGGTCGGCGCCTGCCTCGGCGATGAGCGCGAGGACCCGTGCGCGCAGCTCTGCGCTGTCCACCTTCCACTCGTCCAGCATGATCGCGGCCAGGCCCTCGCCCAGCTCCAGCAGGCCGAGCAGGACGTGCTCCGTCCCGATGTAGTTGTGCCGAAGGGCGAGCGCCTCCCGTAGCGACATCTCCAGGACCTTCTTCGCGCGGGGGGTGAACGGGAT of the Pseudofrankia saprophytica genome contains:
- a CDS encoding IclR family transcriptional regulator, which produces MSNSETALVQSVDRAVTVLEILARSGEAGVTEIAAELGVHKSTAFRLVGALERRGLVDQPRGRGKYRLGLGITRLAGAVTAQFDLARASREVCERLAEKLGETVNVAIVDRGFAVNISQVRGRAAVSSHNWVGQLTPLHATSSGKILLSTLPAAEQDEILGDPLERFTPHTITDPARLRAEVLDVAERGWASTCEELEIGLNAVAAPIRGWGGQLRAAVSVSGPTYRLPRESFPAVAEAVRRAAAEIDATVGHLA
- a CDS encoding ArsR/SmtB family transcription factor, which codes for MTEARPTGDELVEMLAALANPLRLRIVGTLATGRDYVSNLARVIGVSRPLMHMHLQRLEAAGLIVGSLELSEDGKAMKYYEVTDFDLRLTASALAAAASSLTTHDPDKGHASKESS
- a CDS encoding GMC family oxidoreductase; protein product: MEAYGGYDVVIVGGGTAGAVVAARLVERGATVCLIEGGPSDVGDERVLRLRNWINLLESELDYDYPITPQPRGNSRIRHARARVLGGCSSHNTMISFLPPPADFTDWVAAGADGWTYDSLVPLFQRLRTNIVPVAPRHRNALTEAFVAACAEALGVPVVEDFNAKPFVDGAGFVPVGYHPETGVRSSSSVAYLHPILDHPNLTLLTDTWAYDIGIDGDRAVTIATSRGEIHGDQFVLCAGAIDTPRLLLLAGVGPARDLGTRTRLDLPGVGENLLDHPESIIMWEATRPLPPESAMDADAALFVRRDTAQDRPDLMFHIYQLPFTFNTEPLGYEVPGHGFGLTPNVPRPRSRGRLTLADDSPETKPLLDFRYFTDAEGHDERTIVDGLRIAREVAAAAPLRDWIAREIAPGPSLTTDEELSVYGRAAHHTVYHPAGTCRMGAPDDPLAVVDPKLRLRGLANVRIADASVFPTLPSVNPMVTVLLVAERCADLMTQPT
- a CDS encoding GcvT family protein; its protein translation is MSPRLVIIGAGIVGCALADELTGRGWTDVTVLDRGPLFRTGGSTSHAPGLVFQVNPSRTMAGFARYTVEKYLALGCFDQVGSIEVATTPERLAELHRRHGFALAWGIGARVLSPAECHDRFPLLDPAAVLGGLHVPTDGLARAVDAARAQARAAIARGAVFHGHQEVTAIEDDGVRVGERHVPADLVVCCAGYWGPGLAPVPLLPLAHQYAVTGAVNGLPTGLPILRHQDRDLYFRETAGRLGIGSYAHDPMPTAVEPPFEVAQFAASLTDARAVLPGLPDVEHGINGIFSFTPDGFPLLGPVEGRPGLWLAEAVWVTHSAGVARAVAEWLVDGRPAVDLHECDTRRFEEAQRAPSYIDARARRAFVEVYDIVHPLDPVHEPRPLRVSPFYARQLALGARFTEGAGWERPLWYEANAGLSTPDLPPRDAWAARHWSPIVAAEAMATRERAGLFDLTPLKRLAVTGPGAAAFLQRMCSNHVDRPVGAVAYALLLDEGGGVRSDVTVARLGEHEFQVGVNGHLDLAWLRAHAPAGVHIADITGATCCVGVWGPAARDLLAPLTTLDLSHEAFGYFTARRTHLDAVPVTMLRVSYVGELGWEVYASAELGLRLWDTLWTAGQALGAVAAGRGALTSMRVEKGYRAWGVDMTAQDDPYSAGLGFAVDLRHGDFLGRAALGRADVGPDGPRALCCLTVDDGRTVPMGREPVLAGDAPVGHVTSAAYGYGVRAPIAYAWLPGALATPGEKVEIAYFDQRVGATVRAEPLFDPKGTRIRR
- a CDS encoding Clp protease N-terminal domain-containing protein, whose protein sequence is MFERFTTQARHVVVLAQEEARELDHNYIGTEHILLGLLGETEGIAARALAEIDLSLEMTRSRVVVAVGRGKKPLKGHIPFTPRAKKVLEMSLREALALRHNYIGTEHVLLGLLELGEGLAAIMLDEWKVDSAELRARVLALIAEAGADRTAGLPPLTGSRRRVSLADDDTGVLGAEEDEPRRTAAAVAGISAANGYAGHDPVGSHHLLLALLGDPNNAATRTLTSLGLDLSAARDALLRVDLTDTSDELPEVTGRRGMSLRLTDSAVVVEATDRRLVGLARLAFAALSGHRASPNPEAEAGDDTTTAPSDPGAAPTSEAEPAAERLLDGRDPLAGSLSAVWKVLEVSLEDIRSRAATAGPSEAGPDSADGPAPVWRYDERPAEPSAQQRAPLADRPTPPERP